The Quercus lobata isolate SW786 chromosome 4, ValleyOak3.0 Primary Assembly, whole genome shotgun sequence genome segment GATAAATAGGCCAATGATTTGACCAAGaccaaaaataaagataaataaaccAAGCTCTAATCACATATTAAATTGCCACTTGCTCCAAACATTAAGGTGATAAGAAATATTAATGTAATTACTCATTAATTATCTATCAAACTAGTCATCTTGACAATAATATCATATTGGATGGCTGATATCACTGGTGACAACTTGAGGATATATAACACCAATATTGAATCTCTTTGGAACTAGGTTAATTGGCCTGTATATATCTATTAGTGGGTGTGTTTAAACATGCTTAAACAATTgttttttgtcttctttctcCATGAAAGATCCACTCACCTGATACCAACCACATTAAGCCAATTATACCACAATTGTAAAGAATCCTTTTGTAGCCACAATTTGGGACTATATGTAGCTCCAAATAGATTctagcttttgtttttttttttttgtttttttttttaaagaacatatACATTCCTCTATATACACTCTGCATTAATCACTTTTTAATGGAGCAAAACTTATATGGTACTAATTTTTTGCTTACAATTATTCGGTTAGAGTTCTATAGAGAGAATGAGAGGAATTTGAACCCTGTTTGTTCTCATGTAAAGAATTAGATACTGGTTATGACTTCcaatattaatttaattgtcAATTTAAATTTGTATTCTACCAAATAATAtagtcatttttaaaaaaatttaaaaaatttatacttatCTTACTTGCCACCTAcccaaattttctcaaaattctaAATGCATATATAGCAAGGGCCAAAGGCTACATCTAGCTAGGTGGGACAGCTACAACCCATCATTTTATAGTTTGTGGGTGAAACTTTTatagaaattaataatttaattttaaaccTGTGCCCAAAAAAGAATAGTTCTCTGTAGAGCAAATGATTAGACAACATATATAATACTgagcaaaataataatttctgaCAAACAGCCACTgagaaatgtattttttatatatagtattaattCAATGTGTTCCCATATTTTATTCGAGTGGGTAGATTCTCATTATTCTTCAAGCATGCTTCacttttttataagaaaattaataagtaCAATTATTTGCTGGTCCCcaaaaaatttttctttgtcatTATCAATAGTTGCATGGCAATCACAATGTCTCTTTGTATGGAAGACCATGTCTTATATGACACCAACATTAAAAATTGCAAAAGCcaaatttatttacaaatgttGCGAAGAATAATAACTAAACAGTCAAAGCTCAAGGGATTGGTTTTAATGGGAGGAGTCTAATGTTGTGCAAAAGtgatatgtttttgtttttttctaattaataaATTGAGAAGATAGTGTAAATTTTATAGGTGAAAATCTCGAACCCACCTCAAAAGGCATTTATTTCTTAAGACGGTATAATTGGTCTACAAGActcttaattataaaaaattagagatgataatctaataaataaaagtttatgaatcttaatctttatttatggatccaaaatttaaaaatgtaggGTTTAAAATCAAACTAATCTTGAACTTTAAGGGTGTAAATTGATTAATTGACCATTATAAATAGGTTAATGAGTACCCTTAgaacaattattaataaataatttcaaaaaaacttTGATaccattttaattaaaaaaaaaaatatatatatatatatatatataaaacccgtcaaaataattaatttttttaataaaaattttcaaaaatattttctaaactaatgcccttaaaaaaccttttaattttttcattataagTACGCTTAGATGGAATTATTTCATATTTGGGTCAATTCCTTGATAAAAGGGTACCAGCGACACCAAATTAGGTACAAAGATAAGTTACATTATCATTTCATTTTGGAAGAAGTTTCTAGGCGTATTAGGTTGCTAAAGGTACTTTCTTGTAGGATCCTAGCTGGCTTGTATATTGTTGAGTGCAAATAGAGTttcaagtaatatatatatatatatatatatatatatatatattatcattttccACAAAAAAGCTATAGATTCTTTCCTAATCCAACTATTTATATGGTTGGATTTCGGTAGGTAAAGTTAACTTTCCTATATAATACTTGTTAAAAGAggaagagggaaaaagaaagaacttCTATTCCAATCGTgtcttgacttttttttttttttttttaaagagagttttAATTATGGGCATTTGTTcttgataatagttttttattatctgatcaagacactaatcagtttttagtATAGGTAAAAATTGAATCCAAAATCTTTTATATAACCATTagaaactttatcaattgaatTAACTAAAACTCACAGTcgtgtcttgacttgttttcaATGGAAATACACAAATTCATGATACCTAAAAGATAcattcagctaaaaaaaaaaaaaatagtaataccTAAGCTAAGATACATCTATGCATAGTCAAAAATTTCATTGGAGATAAATAATAGTTGCAGAGTATCGAAATTGATGCTAGCTAGCACTTATCCAAAGAAAATGAATTATTGATCAACTCGATAGTAACTAGCAACCTTTTGGAATTTTGATGGTGAAGAATCCACCACCTAGACAAAGTGCTTTCATGGTCCTCTCATAAAAAGATTTCCCATATCCACTagaaaacaacattttcattTCCAAACACCATAGAGTACACAACTTGATTTTGACCCCAATTAGTGTCTTAATGCATATATTCCAACAGTCCCCTTCTTTTTCTAACCAAATATAACCATACAAAATAAAACAGTCGAAATACGAGtcttataatttaattgatacCTCTTTATGTACAAATATTTGgaggtttaaaaagaaaataatttaaactgTGAGATTAGTCATATGTTATAactaccttaaaaaaaataaaatggtcaaaataattaaaattttaagtgaaaatcaaaataatgCTACTTAATGTTTcctaaattttgataatatgaTAAGACGTAAACCATTCATTTGatcatataaataattaaaattttagtaattttacgGTAGAGTTACACTAAAAACTTAAGAGAATCTTAATCTTTAAGGAAGGTATTAGATAAGATACTCCCTTACGTTTGTTCTTATTCACTTTATCATGTACGGTATTctcataaatatattaattgacCATCGATTATTGATGCATGAATCTCACCAAAAGATGCAAAAcaacaaatatttattatatgctATCTccaacataaatttgaaaagaaCCAAATCTCCTAATTTAAAAACAGAGTTTAGTGAACACGTTGCCTGCAAAGAGCGGCTCAAAGAGTCACAATAGGCAAGTGGTCCATAAAGTATATAGAAATCCCAGTTACTGTGACAGCATCGTATATTACAAATGCACTAATAAACTAATATTACgtttaataataatttcataataaatcataagtgacaaactgttattagttctaatctAAACTTATCTTttgactttctcaaaaaaaaaaaaaaaacttatcatttgaatttttttttacatactaataataatagtttgtcacctaaaatttgttttgaaaatattgtaaacgcAGCATTTCCGCTGATAATCACCCCACCAGCAATCTCAAGGgtcacttcttttcttttcttttttaatttaatagaaACATGGGTcactttaaaaacaaataagggCTAGCAAGTTGTGTTTAGGACTCGTTGCCATTGGCCTACTTCCCTCTCGGTCTAGAACTCGCATTCTTGTGcctaataacaaataaaataagagcAAGCAAGTTGAATTTGGGAGTTGGGACCCATTTCCCATTGGCCAACTTCCGTCTAGAACTTGCAATCTTgtataataatagtaataatcctaattgaataaaaaatttagatcacAGCTAACAGATACTTTCAAATTAAACCTTATAAATTTGTTAGTCTCATGTAGAACTTGTTGACTTTGACCATCTAATAGGCTTTTGTGAACCGGTGCCTGAAGTACAAGttcaataaaataacaaaaactaaaaaataagagtaatgttagGGACACATTTATTCTcttaattcttttcttcttctttttttgatgggaatgatttaattctttaaaaagaaagtaCTTCAATAAAATTAGCACTCATTAACCGGGCCTAATATAATTTTAGCTTTTGAGgcatatttttcaatcaaaacaaCACAAATAGCATTTCGCTTTCATGTCCCTCAAAGGTCAAACATGCTCACAATTCGCAACTTCACCAaataacaaaaactcaaaaacaagaTGAATATTAGGAAGACACTCATTCCTCCTCTTTTAGTTGAGAATGGTTTTTAGTTCCTTAGAAAAAGTCCTCCTATTTCTGTCTTTGTAAAAAATTGCAACAAACATCGGTACTCATTAATTGGACCCGAtataattttaccttttttgGGGAGCATATTTTTCgaccaaaaacacaaatagCATTTCAATTTCATGTTCCTTAAAGGTCAAACATGCTCACAATTTGCGGCTTCACCAaataacaaaaactcaaaaacaagagTAATTTTAGGAACACActcattcctttttttaattgagaatgACTTGGTTCTTTAGAAAAAGTCCTATTGTTGTGAAAAATTGCATCAAACATCAGTACTCAACTACTCGTTATCCCGACCCAAtacaattttaccttttttgctagcatatttttcaatcaaaaacAACACAAATAGCATTTCAATTTCACGTCCCTCAAAGGTCAAAGGTCAAACATGCTCTCAATTCGCAACTTCACCAAACGAGTAATGTCAGAGACTCATTAGTTCCTTAGAAAAAGTCTTTTCTATTATCGTAAAAAATCGCAACAAATATCAAGTTAGAGACTCATTAGTTCCTTAGAAAAAGTCTTTTCTATCATCGTAAAAAATCGCAACAAATATCAAGTACTTGTTAACCCGACCTAatataattttaactttttttaaggGCATATTTTCCGTTCAGAAACACAAATAGCATTTCAATTTCATGTCCCTCAAAGACCAAACATGCTCGCAATTCACGGCTTCACAAGCCACCCTTTCAAAATTCGAAGGGTTACAAAAGTTTTATCCCGCAACCATAATATATCTATCTATATCTATCATCCATGACAACCtgttcatcatcatcatcatcatcaacgtCATATTGCACCAACCAACTCTCAATCACAACCGTCCAATCAATAACACGTTCCCCGAGATCCCCCATTCCCCAATACCACACGCAAACGTTCCTATCACTCCAACTTTACAGCtttgtcctatatatatatatatatatatatacacacatacacacacatatatatctaTTTACTACATTTGTTCCCCAGTTTCGCTCCACACACGTGTCAATTCCCCATTCGACCAGCTTAGTACCAATCATGTCAACGTAGCAAAATTCCCCCCACGATATAACTCGTATAAAATATCGCGATATAACCAATGACACAAAGTGGGACCAACCGACTTTTTAACCTCCACAACGGAATTTTCCAGTTACAACCACACGAAATTACCATTATAACCCCAtacaaatttatcaaatttgggtaaaaaaaaaaaaaagacaaagatcagagacacaataattttcatttccaacccaaaaaaaaaaagcaaaaattaaaaaaaaaaaaaaaaacaaaaacaaaaattaataataaaaaaagataattaaagaTTGATCGAGAAAACGAAaatcagagagaattttgattttcttttacaacaatttttctctcttcttttttttttttttttcttcgaagattttctctctttctctaggATTGAGAGAGAGATCGTAGCGATCGAATCTCGATCTCTATGAAActttttcaacctttttttttttttgaatatttctacaaaataataataataataataatttattatttaataatttcagACTCTGACAATTTTGGCTGCCTTGACAACCGGATTTTCTCTCGCAATCGCTTCGCGGCCAGCGGCTTTGTAATCGTAGCTGCACACGTGGCGATCGGTGTACCGGTGCTCGGCGCAGAAGAGCTCGCCGCACCGGCACCGGAATCCGGTCAACCCTACCTTCCTCCTGCAACCGAAGCACCGGTTCACCTCTCTCTTCACCTCCGATCCGAATCCGAAACTGAACCCCTCCGATCTAACCCGatccgccgccgccgccgccgtcGCAACAACGTCCTCGCTCGTCACCTCCATAGTAGTAGCAGATCTGAACGAACTCGCACTAGATCTATGATGAACCTTCAACATCTTGTTCGATGATGTGGTTGTTGATGAagaatttgttgttgttgttgatgcgtttgtgtttgttgtggtggtggttgttgttgttggtgaaTTCGAGGTGTTGAAGCAGTTTTGGCACATGTTGTTGGTGGCCGGATTACCGGTGAAACCGCAGTTGTTGATACAAAGAGGGATCTTCTCGTGTACCTTGAACTCGGTCTCTTCTTTTCCGGTTTTCTGAGCCATGGTTGGTTTTGGATCGGTACGATCGGAACGAGCTTTGAGagtttcagagagagagagagagagagcgagagagagttttttttttagagagagagagaaaggtttgggtttgggggtttgagttttggggagagagagagagaaatgagggGAGATTTGAAGGGATTGAAAGGTCGGTAATGGCGATGGAATATGGGCCTCATAGAGACGCGTagccaacatttttttttttttttttttttttgaagtgagtgTGAATTTACTAAAATGTCCTTTGATTTAactagatttttctttttctttttctttttttttaattttatcctGAAGATAGTACTGCTTGTAGATTGGGTTCTGACGTGTTAATTTCTTGTCTTTATTAAGATCAGCTTATACACCCCCTTTACGTGTgtgatgtggttttttttttttttttttagtcttatattttttaaaaattttggataagtttgttttaaAAGTATGGATTAGTAggtgaatattttattttgtagacATTTTAAATAgacttgaaaatatattttcattggGTTGTTCTCAAGTTTTTTTCTTGTTAAAGGTAAGAGTTAGAGTATTTCTAAGCCATATAAAAATTTAGTCTAAAGAGAAAATCCTCCTATAAATAGTATAATATAGATATCatctcttttgttctttttttttttttttttttttttttttttaaattaaggttAGAAATAACTTATATCCTCTCTCTTTGaatgttgtttatttttatattttaataaaattctataaataatttataaaaaggtCAAATGTTGGCTATAAACCGATCTGGAGTTATCTTTTCGAACTCATTACttagtaatttataaaattatctatatgtaatatttaaaaaactatatGTGGACGATCTCTTTCAATTCAATTGCTACATAAATAGGTTgaaagaaaattacaatattaAGGAGACTAATATATGGCATTTGAATCCTAGTCTTtctgattctccaaaaaaaaaaggaaaaaaaaaaaaaaaaaatcctggtCTTTCTAATGAAGAAGAAtatattgttttactttttttttgctaattactATATGTTACTCATAAGCGTATCGATTAAATTAGTCCTAATTGAATGTTACTTTCAATGTTTTTAGAGTTGAGTCATGTTAGTGAGATTACAAATGTTagtatttgtttctaaaaaaaaaaatgttagtatttaagtccaaaattttaaattaatgtgtaattaggaatttaaaaaaaaaaagtttctacatttatttatttattatgtggTTGTGGTATCACCTATCATGTTTATTAGCATGTTTGtaatatttatgatttttccttttaagataTGACACCACCCTCAAGTTATTGTCTAGTGTCTCATGAAGTGGTATTTTGTTCAAATCAATATCCCAGCTCTCTCTTGTGAAGCTTAATTGCTTACTACTGTTACAATAGAGTGCAAAATCATCCCACAAGCTATACATTTTGTTGATACCCACTCAAATTCAGTTTCGATGGTGGTCAATTTTCCATTATCACAGCAAAGATTTCGAATGTGACAAGTATATACTATAAAGTCACTACTATATCAATATGTGATCTTGTTGGtataacaaaaaatgaaagaaaaatgtggATTATTGTGTGATGTGAGAAACTTACTATTAGAGTCCGTTTGAGAACAGCTTATTTAactgaaattgaatttttttttttttttactgaaagtatgttgaaaaagctaaaaactagCTAAATAGTATAGTAAAATCtataaatagtacaaaaaagtgTAATATGATCCAAatctataaatagtaccaaaaagtgtaatgtgACCCAttaatagtagcaaaaataaatttaaaactccAATAAACTGTGGGTTTAATCACTTTCCAAATACATTCTTAGATTTTATGTAGACATTAGAATTGTTGCTTAATGTGACATGAATTACCAATAAATATGACAATTgacaaagttcaaaaaatttacTGTTTAATGTGACATGAATCACTTATAGATTTGACAAAGTTATTTCCATATAACCctagtactattttttatttttatttttataaatgcattatataatttccttcccatcctcCATTATAATCAAATGAATTTGCTAACAATTGCCCCTAACTTTTACAAGTTaaatgtatttaatattttattttttaaaattaaattgagaCAAAGTTCTTGAtagggtttttctttcatatTGGGTCTGAGTCTGAGGTGTTAATTGTCACTGTTGAGACATAGTTTTACAAAGTGAATTGGACCTGCTAGCTTACTTAATTTAATCAGGATGTCTCCTTCATTTCGATCAAAAAGCTTTGTTAACACCTTAAATTTAAGgtgtacttaatttttttttttatctatttaaaaTGTAAAGCTAAATTGTatcaaaatagaaagaaaatatttaacgAACCATTAATATaagttattatttttgttgtctttAAAAAATATGCATTTGAGAATATTTCTTAATCTATGTTTTTTAGAAATTGGTTAGTGGAGACCTTTATAggaaattattcattttttttttcattaaaacaaagCGGGGTCTTCAATCTTGTACACATTTAGTTCACAAATCATgtcttcatttaaaaataaacaacattctctttttaattatatagtggttaaaataaaattaaaaaaaggtaaGCCATCATCAGATTAATTGAagttgctttttctctttttcttttttatttttctttttttatag includes the following:
- the LOC115983421 gene encoding zinc finger A20 and AN1 domain-containing stress-associated protein 5 codes for the protein MAQKTGKEETEFKVHEKIPLCINNCGFTGNPATNNMCQNCFNTSNSPTTTTTTTTNTNASTTTTNSSSTTTSSNKMLKVHHRSSASSFRSATTMEVTSEDVVATAAAAADRVRSEGFSFGFGSEVKREVNRCFGCRRKVGLTGFRCRCGELFCAEHRYTDRHVCSYDYKAAGREAIARENPVVKAAKIVRV